One stretch of Serinicoccus hydrothermalis DNA includes these proteins:
- a CDS encoding bifunctional 2-methylcitrate synthase/citrate synthase produces MSDTTIHRGLAGVVVDETSVSKVDAETSTLIYRGYPVQDLAAQCSFEEVAWLLWHGELPTQDELATFTETERGLRAVPDELVEVLRGLPEDCHPMDSVRTAVSWLGANDPRSESDDPEDTLAVSVSLFAQLPTIVAIEQRRRRGQEPIAPDPALGYSENFLAMTFGEAPDEATVTAFETSMTLYAEHSFNASTFTARVVTSTLSDVYSAVTAAIGALKGPLHGGANEAVMHMLSEVGDADNAEAWLDTALAEKRKIMGFGHRVYKTGDSRVPTMDAALRTFAGDDHADLLATYDRLKDAMLERKNIHPNLDYPAGPTYHLMGFDIPMFTPLFVMARITGWTAHIREQQGANALIRPLSEYVGAEKRELPQR; encoded by the coding sequence ATGTCCGACACCACCATCCACCGCGGGCTCGCCGGCGTCGTCGTCGACGAGACCTCCGTCTCCAAGGTCGACGCCGAGACCAGCACCCTCATCTACCGCGGCTACCCGGTCCAGGACCTCGCCGCGCAGTGCTCCTTCGAGGAGGTCGCCTGGCTGCTGTGGCACGGTGAGCTGCCGACGCAGGACGAGCTCGCCACCTTCACCGAGACCGAGCGCGGGCTGCGCGCCGTCCCGGACGAGCTGGTCGAGGTCCTGCGCGGGCTGCCCGAGGACTGCCACCCCATGGACTCGGTGCGCACCGCCGTGAGCTGGCTCGGGGCCAACGACCCGCGCTCGGAGTCCGACGACCCGGAGGACACGCTCGCGGTCTCCGTCTCGCTCTTCGCCCAGCTCCCGACGATCGTCGCGATCGAGCAGCGCCGCCGCCGCGGCCAGGAGCCGATCGCGCCGGACCCGGCGCTGGGCTACTCGGAGAACTTCCTGGCCATGACCTTCGGGGAGGCCCCCGACGAGGCCACGGTCACGGCCTTCGAGACGTCGATGACGTTGTATGCCGAGCACTCCTTCAACGCCTCGACCTTCACCGCCCGCGTGGTCACCTCGACCCTCTCCGACGTCTACAGCGCCGTCACCGCGGCGATCGGGGCGCTCAAGGGCCCGCTGCACGGTGGCGCCAACGAGGCGGTCATGCACATGCTCAGCGAGGTCGGCGACGCCGACAACGCCGAGGCGTGGCTGGACACCGCGCTGGCGGAGAAGCGCAAGATCATGGGCTTCGGCCACCGGGTCTACAAGACCGGTGACTCGCGGGTGCCGACGATGGACGCCGCGCTGCGCACCTTCGCGGGCGACGACCACGCCGACCTGCTGGCGACCTACGACCGGCTCAAGGACGCCATGCTCGAGCGCAAGAACATCCACCCCAACCTCGACTACCCGGCCGGTCCGACCTACCACCTCATGGGCTTCGACATCCCGATGTTCACGCCGCTGTTCGTCATGGCCCGGATCACCGGGTGGACGGCGCACATCCGGGAGCAGCAGGGTGCCAACGCCCTCATCCGCCCGCTGAGCGAGTACGTCGGCGCGGAGAAGCGGGAGCTGCCGCAGCGCTGA
- the prpB gene encoding methylisocitrate lyase, giving the protein MSAAEASDGVLAPTRRRQAFRAGLASGRIQRYVGAFTPLSVPLIEQAGFEGVYISGSVLAAERGLPDIGLTTASEVIGRGQEIAGMTSLPAFIDADTGFGEPSNVARTVTGLERAGLAGAHLEDQVNPKRCGHLDGKQVVSTEEMLRRVRAAVVARTDPEFVLCARTDARAVEGFDAALERAKAYADAGADVIFPEALKDLSEFEAFATALDVPILANMTEFGQSELFTTAQLADAGVSMVIYPVTLQRLAMGAIEASLATIAQEGTQAELVPQMQTRARLYEVLRYADYSSFDADIFDFAVPGDH; this is encoded by the coding sequence GTGAGCGCGGCCGAGGCGAGCGACGGCGTCCTCGCGCCGACCCGGCGCCGTCAGGCGTTCCGCGCCGGGCTCGCGTCCGGGCGGATCCAGCGGTATGTCGGTGCGTTCACGCCGCTGTCCGTGCCCCTCATCGAGCAGGCCGGCTTCGAGGGCGTCTACATCTCCGGCTCGGTCCTCGCGGCCGAGCGCGGGCTGCCCGACATCGGGCTGACGACGGCCAGCGAGGTCATCGGGCGCGGCCAGGAGATCGCGGGTATGACCTCGCTCCCCGCGTTCATCGACGCGGACACCGGTTTCGGCGAGCCGAGCAACGTCGCGCGGACCGTCACCGGCCTGGAGCGCGCCGGGCTGGCCGGGGCCCACCTGGAGGACCAGGTCAACCCCAAGCGCTGCGGCCACCTCGACGGCAAGCAGGTCGTCTCCACCGAGGAGATGCTGCGCCGGGTGCGGGCCGCGGTCGTGGCGCGCACCGACCCCGAGTTCGTCCTCTGCGCCCGCACCGACGCCCGCGCCGTCGAGGGCTTCGACGCGGCGCTGGAGCGGGCGAAGGCCTACGCCGACGCGGGGGCGGACGTCATCTTCCCCGAGGCGCTCAAGGACCTCTCCGAGTTCGAGGCCTTCGCCACGGCGCTCGACGTGCCCATCCTCGCCAACATGACCGAGTTCGGGCAGAGCGAGCTGTTCACGACCGCCCAGCTCGCGGACGCCGGCGTGTCCATGGTGATCTACCCGGTCACCCTGCAGCGCCTGGCGATGGGCGCCATCGAGGCCTCGCTCGCCACGATCGCGCAGGAGGGCACGCAGGCCGAGCTCGTCCCGCAGATGCAGACCCGCGCCCGTCTCTACGAGGTGCTGCGGTATGCCGACTACAGCAGCTTCGACGCCGACATCTTCGACTTCGCCGTCCCCGGCGACCACTGA
- a CDS encoding MmgE/PrpD family protein, which translates to MITHDVRVHPSADELAREDQLAWKIAEVAADPVAVEAEVADMVINRVIDNASVALASVNRRPAVVARDQALAHRHTPADGAQGAAIFGDPEARVSPEWAAWANGTAVRELDYHDTFLAAEYSHPGDNIPPILAVAQHVGADGASLLRALATGYEIQVDLVRAISLHAHKIDHVAHLGPSAAAGLGTLLGAPTEVTYQAIGQALHTTTATRQSRKGEISSWKAYAPAYAGKAAIEAFDRAVRGEGAPAPIYEGEDGVIAWMLDGKDAHYQVPLPGPGEPKRAILRTYTKEYSAEYQSQALIDLAVRLREQVPDLSQVESVLIQTSHHTHYVIGTGANDPQKMDPKASRETLDHSIMYIFAVALEDGDWHHVDSYTPERAGRPSTVELWHKISTVEDPRWTEAYHATEPAFGGRVEITLQDGTVVADELAVADAHPAGARPFAREQYVTKFRTLAEGVASPAEQDRFLEVVSGLADLPAGRLHELNVVADALTLEVGPQGIFR; encoded by the coding sequence ATGATCACGCACGACGTGCGCGTCCACCCCAGCGCCGACGAGCTGGCCCGGGAGGACCAGCTCGCCTGGAAGATCGCGGAGGTCGCCGCCGACCCGGTCGCCGTCGAGGCCGAGGTCGCCGACATGGTGATCAACCGGGTCATCGACAACGCCTCGGTCGCGCTCGCCTCGGTCAACCGGCGCCCCGCGGTCGTGGCGCGCGACCAGGCGCTCGCCCACCGGCACACCCCTGCCGACGGCGCGCAGGGTGCGGCGATCTTCGGGGACCCGGAGGCGCGGGTCTCCCCGGAGTGGGCGGCCTGGGCCAACGGCACCGCGGTCCGCGAGCTGGACTACCACGACACCTTCCTCGCCGCGGAGTACTCCCATCCCGGTGACAACATCCCGCCGATCCTGGCGGTCGCCCAGCACGTCGGCGCCGACGGTGCGAGCCTGCTGCGGGCGCTCGCGACCGGATACGAGATCCAGGTCGACCTGGTCCGCGCGATCAGCTTGCACGCGCACAAGATCGACCACGTTGCCCACCTCGGCCCGTCCGCCGCGGCCGGGCTCGGGACCCTGCTCGGGGCGCCGACCGAGGTGACCTACCAGGCGATCGGCCAGGCGCTGCACACGACGACCGCGACCCGGCAGTCGCGCAAGGGCGAGATCTCCAGCTGGAAGGCGTATGCCCCGGCCTACGCCGGCAAGGCCGCGATCGAGGCCTTCGACCGGGCGGTGCGGGGTGAGGGTGCGCCGGCGCCGATCTACGAGGGCGAGGACGGCGTCATCGCCTGGATGCTGGACGGCAAGGACGCGCACTACCAGGTGCCGCTGCCCGGCCCGGGCGAGCCCAAGCGGGCGATCCTGCGGACCTACACCAAGGAGTACTCCGCCGAGTACCAGAGCCAGGCGCTCATCGACCTCGCGGTGCGGCTGCGCGAGCAGGTGCCGGACCTGTCGCAGGTCGAGTCGGTCCTCATCCAGACCAGCCACCACACGCACTACGTCATCGGCACCGGGGCCAACGACCCCCAGAAGATGGACCCCAAGGCCTCCCGCGAGACCCTGGACCACTCGATCATGTACATCTTCGCGGTGGCGCTCGAGGACGGCGACTGGCACCACGTCGACTCCTACACCCCCGAGCGCGCGGGCCGCCCCTCGACCGTCGAGCTGTGGCACAAGATCAGCACCGTGGAGGACCCACGCTGGACCGAGGCCTACCACGCGACCGAGCCGGCCTTCGGCGGCCGGGTCGAGATCACGCTCCAGGACGGCACGGTGGTCGCGGATGAGCTCGCGGTCGCGGACGCGCACCCGGCCGGGGCCCGGCCCTTCGCGCGGGAGCAGTACGTCACCAAGTTCCGCACCCTCGCCGAGGGCGTCGCGAGCCCGGCCGAGCAGGACCGCTTCCTCGAGGTCGTCTCCGGCCTGGCCGACCTCCCGGCCGGACGGCTGCACGAGCTCAACGTCGTCGCCGACGCCCTCACCCTCGAGGTCGGCCCGCAGGGGATCTTCCGGTGA
- a CDS encoding Na+/H+ antiporter produces MDIALVLVLLALVVIVGESISERLGAPAPLLLTVLGIALSFVPGVPEIHLEPEIVLIGLLPPLLWTASLSTSLVDLKANIRPIMLLSVAAVLVTALAVAVVVRALLPDIGWPMALAIGAVVAPPDAVAATAVGRRIGLPRRVVSVLEGESLLNDATALVALRTSISALAGGVSAPGVAGDFLLAAGGGVLVGLVVYKVVAWVRKRLRDPLLDTAVSFVTPFVAYLLAETISASGVISVVVAGLLLSHRSSTLQTAQGRIVETTTWRTISFLLENVVFLLIGLQARWIVEDLSGTDLSLATIVGVPLLVLLTVVVVRMAWVHLTRPLLGSRLGDRRRPAGAAETTLIGWAGMRGVVTLAAALVLPEDAPYRDLLLLVALTVVAGTLLVQGLTLPALTRALRVSPPDPADDALARATLLQQAATAGLERLEELETPDNADAARTIRQRLDQRTFAAWEQLSTTEGRQSPSDAYAELRRAMIVTERERILHIRAKGKVPSPVVRQVLGMLDLEESMIDSSASAREDIRATGSDAHLQCPELRAYPVGPAPEDPRCEICEQEGREVVALRQCLECGNVACCDSSTGQHATAHFHETGHPVIRSAEPGESWRWCYVHHLAT; encoded by the coding sequence GTGGACATCGCCCTCGTGCTGGTGCTGCTCGCCCTCGTCGTCATCGTCGGCGAGTCGATCTCCGAGCGCCTCGGCGCCCCGGCCCCGCTGCTGCTCACCGTCCTGGGCATCGCCCTGTCCTTCGTGCCCGGCGTGCCGGAGATCCACCTGGAGCCGGAGATCGTGCTCATCGGGCTGCTGCCGCCGCTGCTGTGGACCGCGTCGCTGTCGACCTCCCTGGTGGACCTCAAGGCCAACATCCGGCCGATCATGCTGCTCTCGGTCGCCGCCGTGCTCGTCACCGCGCTCGCCGTCGCCGTCGTGGTCCGCGCCCTGCTGCCCGACATCGGTTGGCCGATGGCGCTGGCGATCGGCGCGGTCGTCGCGCCGCCCGACGCCGTGGCGGCGACCGCGGTGGGCCGGCGGATCGGCCTCCCGCGGCGGGTGGTCTCGGTCCTCGAGGGCGAGTCGCTGCTCAACGACGCCACCGCCCTCGTGGCCCTGCGCACCTCGATCTCCGCGCTGGCCGGCGGGGTCAGCGCGCCCGGCGTCGCCGGCGACTTCCTGCTCGCCGCCGGGGGCGGCGTGCTCGTGGGGCTCGTGGTCTACAAGGTCGTGGCGTGGGTGCGGAAGCGGCTGCGGGACCCGCTGCTGGACACGGCGGTCTCCTTCGTCACGCCCTTCGTCGCCTACCTGCTGGCCGAGACGATCTCCGCCTCCGGGGTGATCAGCGTGGTCGTCGCCGGCCTGCTGCTCAGCCACCGCTCCTCCACCCTGCAGACCGCTCAGGGGCGGATCGTGGAGACCACGACCTGGCGCACCATCTCCTTCCTGCTGGAGAACGTCGTCTTCCTGCTCATCGGGCTCCAGGCGCGCTGGATCGTCGAGGACCTGTCCGGCACCGACCTGTCGCTCGCGACCATCGTGGGGGTACCGCTGCTCGTGCTGCTCACGGTCGTCGTGGTGCGCATGGCGTGGGTGCACCTCACCCGGCCGCTGCTCGGGAGCCGGCTCGGCGACCGGCGCCGGCCGGCGGGTGCCGCCGAGACCACCCTCATCGGCTGGGCCGGTATGCGCGGCGTCGTCACCCTCGCGGCGGCGCTCGTCCTCCCCGAGGACGCGCCCTACCGCGACCTGCTGCTCCTCGTCGCCCTCACCGTGGTGGCGGGCACTCTGCTCGTCCAGGGGCTCACGCTCCCGGCCCTGACGCGCGCCCTCCGCGTGAGCCCGCCCGACCCGGCCGACGACGCCCTGGCCCGCGCCACCCTGCTGCAGCAGGCCGCGACCGCAGGGCTGGAACGGCTGGAGGAGCTCGAGACGCCGGACAACGCCGACGCCGCGCGGACGATCCGGCAACGGCTGGACCAGCGGACCTTCGCCGCCTGGGAGCAGCTGTCGACGACCGAGGGACGGCAGTCGCCGTCCGACGCCTACGCCGAGCTGCGCCGCGCGATGATCGTCACCGAGCGGGAGCGCATCCTGCACATCCGCGCCAAGGGCAAGGTCCCCTCGCCCGTGGTCCGGCAGGTGCTCGGCATGCTCGACCTCGAGGAGTCCATGATCGACTCCTCCGCGAGCGCCCGGGAGGACATCAGGGCCACCGGCAGCGACGCCCACCTGCAGTGCCCAGAGCTGCGGGCCTACCCCGTCGGACCGGCGCCGGAGGACCCCCGCTGCGAGATCTGCGAGCAGGAGGGCCGCGAGGTCGTCGCGCTGCGGCAGTGCCTCGAGTGCGGCAACGTGGCCTGCTGCGACAGCTCGACCGGGCAGCACGCCACCGCCCACTTCCACGAGACCGGGCACCCGGTCATCCGGTCGGCGGAGCCGGGCGAGAGCTGGCGCTGGTGCTACGTGCACCACCTCGCCACCTGA